In Nitrospinota bacterium, the DNA window CCTGCTTTTTACGTTTATTACGTTGTTTCCGGGCTTCTTTAAATACATGGCTGGTATTTTCCGTCCAGTAATGCATGTGTACGCGTTGATGTTCCTGGCTGAGTCAGGCGTTCTCTACGTCTATTACTATGGCTGGGACAAAATGAAAGAAGATCCTTTCCTTAAATGGATCCATTGTAGTCTTTCAGTTCTTCTGAATCTCATCGGTACGGTTCTGATGTATCTGGCTAATTCCTGGGCGACCTTCATGCAGGCTCCTGGTGGAATTGACTCTGAAGGCCGTTTCCTGGGAAATATCTGGCACGTTATTCATTCCACCCTCTGGAATCCGGTCGGTGTACATCGAATTCTCGGTAACATTGTATTCGGTGGTGGAATCGTTGGTGCGTACGCCGCTTATCATTATCTCACCGCAAAAACGGAAGAAGAGCGGGCCCACTATGACTGGGTTTGTTATGTTGCGATGTTTATCGCTATCTTCGGTTTGATTCCCCTGCCATTCGCAGGCTACTGGTTGATGAAAGAAGTTTATGCGTTCCGACAACAGATGGGTATCACCCTGATGGGCGGAATCATGGCTTGGTTGTTCATCATTCAGGCGGTAATGATTGGTTTGTTGTTCTTCGGTGCAAACTCATATCTGCATAATGGTATGTCGCGGGTTAAAGGGTCGCACCGTTATATGAAATATTGTAAGTACATGGTTCTTCTGTTGATCTGTTGTTTTACGATGTGGATGACACCGCACACCATTGTTATGACTCCTGCGGAGTTGAAGGCGATGGGTGGTGCGCAGCATCCTGTTGTTGGTCACTTTGGTGTTATGTCGGCCAAGAATACAGCGGTTAACCTGATGATCACTACTACGGTTCTCTGTTTCTTGCTGTATCAGAGGGCGAATAAAAAGATAACTGTGCCATGGGCTACAGTGGGTAACTGCTGGATAACGGCTATATTTATTGGTGCGGCTGCAAATATTATCTTCTTGGGTGTATATGGATATTTTCTCCCTGCTAACCAGCGGGTTGGTCTTTCTGTGCCCCAGGTAACCAGTACGTTGACAACTCTATTTGCGGGTACTGCAATCAATATCTCCATGTTTAAAGACTCTGAGTCTTATGGTGATATTGAATGGGGTTCACAATCAAAAGTGGGAACATACGCCATTTTCCTTCTGGCAATTTCTTTCACCTGGTTGATGGGTCTCATGGGTTATATCCGTTCGGCGGTTCGCCTCTTCTGGCATGTGACCGAAGTTGTTCGTGATAACTCTGTTGATGCTTATACGCTTACGATTGGCGAAGCGGGTAAGATGCTTACCTTTAACACCCTTTTCGTGTGGGTTCAATTTGTGGTAGTGTTTTGGGTGGGTAGTTTGACTGGTAAGAAAGTCGTTACTAAGGCTCCTGAGGGAGTTCCGGTGCCGGCTCAACAACAACAATAACTGCTAACTGTGTTAGTGGGGTTCTCTGTGGAGAGCCTCACTTTCACATTATGAGGGATCAGGAGAGAGAGGAAAAAAATGTTACCAGAGCAACATGATATTTTATTTTCGTTTATAGCGATCCTGTTTGCCGTGTTTGCAGTTTTTGTTTTCGGCAACGTGATTACGCATTGTAGGGAAAGAGAAGGTTTGAATACAAATATGTGGGGTGGAATATTTGGAATCTTTGCGGTCACTTGTTTTATGATGACCGTCCATATGTTCGACCTGGTTCAGGCGGATCAGTTGAAGTTTTTCTTTTCAACGTATCTTTGGGTAGTTGTATTAATGTTGTTGATTTGGGGAGTATTTTTCAAGAGCAACAAGCTTGAAAGTCAATCACCTCCAATCATCAGAGGTTTCTTCTTTTGGTGTACGGTTTCTCTCCTTTTGGCCGGTTATACTAACTGGTTGCCGCAGCAGCGCAGTGATCCTCCTCCTAAAGAAGCGGCGGTTGTTGGTGATTTGACCATGGAAGAATTTGCGGAAATGGGTCGGGTTATCATTTTTGGTGCTAAACAAGTCGCGGGACAGAAGTCAATTGGTAAGGGGCAATGTCCTCTTTGTCACACTTTTGATCCTGGTGATAATATAGGTCGTTGTCCAAACCTCTTTGGAGTTGAAAAGAGAAGTCATGACCGAGTAAAAGAAGAAAGGTATAAGACAAGTCCTGTAGCCATAGGAGAAGTAGAGCCAGCATCGGGAATTGTAAAAGGAAAATACAGTGAAATTCCGGAGGAATACAAGCGTCAACATGGTCCGGATGAATTGGTAGGTGAAGATTACCTTCGTGAGTCATTAATGTGTCCAACCTGTTATGTGGTTGAGGGATATGGTAAGGACAACGATACAAAAAGTCCGATGCCGGTAATTACTAAGCCGCCGATCAGTTTGAGTCGAACTGAGGTGAATGCAGTAGTTGCCTATCTTCAATCAAAAGACACGCCAGGTGAATTCGCCGCTGTGACAGTACCATTACCTCAGGATGATGCTGGTAATACTGGTGGTGGTGAGGTTGCTGAGGATTCTGGTGGGGGTGATGAAGAAGCCCCAACATTCGTAACGGGTAAAGAAGATATTCAGACTATGATCAATACTCTGGGTTGTCCTCTTTGTCACACAATACCAGGTGTTGAGGGTGCCGTTGGTCAGTTAGGGCCTATGCTTCATGAGAAGACAAATGCTCCGAAGCGTATCAAGGATCCTAACTACAAGGGTAAAGCAACTAACACCAAAGAGTATGTTCGTGAATCAATATTGAACCCTGGTGCTTATGTTGTTTTTAATGAAGAAGCAGGTGAGTCATATCCAGATGGATTAATGCCTACAACGTTTTCTGAGATGCTTTCAGTTCAGGCTCTAGATAAACTTGTAGATTTTATAAGTCAGACCGAAGCTCCGGCTGGCAGTTAATATA includes these proteins:
- a CDS encoding cytochrome ubiquinol oxidase subunit I, which encodes MLGKNKRSIVAFSLGLVLAMAMYLVPGMTSDAIAKEVFAEQVFAEEAFAKEVQAEEAAEGEGEPEIEWGQDVFYKDWEGNPLKGPVSGHPAPELGETDYNTYSFAPSRMLLWVANQQHLYFGSFVLAVPIFCMIIEFIGIRTKEEDPVMSAKYDRLAHDLMKVSLTAYSWTAILGGVLLFTFITLFPGFFKYMAGIFRPVMHVYALMFLAESGVLYVYYYGWDKMKEDPFLKWIHCSLSVLLNLIGTVLMYLANSWATFMQAPGGIDSEGRFLGNIWHVIHSTLWNPVGVHRILGNIVFGGGIVGAYAAYHYLTAKTEEERAHYDWVCYVAMFIAIFGLIPLPFAGYWLMKEVYAFRQQMGITLMGGIMAWLFIIQAVMIGLLFFGANSYLHNGMSRVKGSHRYMKYCKYMVLLLICCFTMWMTPHTIVMTPAELKAMGGAQHPVVGHFGVMSAKNTAVNLMITTTVLCFLLYQRANKKITVPWATVGNCWITAIFIGAAANIIFLGVYGYFLPANQRVGLSVPQVTSTLTTLFAGTAINISMFKDSESYGDIEWGSQSKVGTYAIFLLAISFTWLMGLMGYIRSAVRLFWHVTEVVRDNSVDAYTLTIGEAGKMLTFNTLFVWVQFVVVFWVGSLTGKKVVTKAPEGVPVPAQQQQ
- a CDS encoding DMT family transporter, translating into MLPEQHDILFSFIAILFAVFAVFVFGNVITHCREREGLNTNMWGGIFGIFAVTCFMMTVHMFDLVQADQLKFFFSTYLWVVVLMLLIWGVFFKSNKLESQSPPIIRGFFFWCTVSLLLAGYTNWLPQQRSDPPPKEAAVVGDLTMEEFAEMGRVIIFGAKQVAGQKSIGKGQCPLCHTFDPGDNIGRCPNLFGVEKRSHDRVKEERYKTSPVAIGEVEPASGIVKGKYSEIPEEYKRQHGPDELVGEDYLRESLMCPTCYVVEGYGKDNDTKSPMPVITKPPISLSRTEVNAVVAYLQSKDTPGEFAAVTVPLPQDDAGNTGGGEVAEDSGGGDEEAPTFVTGKEDIQTMINTLGCPLCHTIPGVEGAVGQLGPMLHEKTNAPKRIKDPNYKGKATNTKEYVRESILNPGAYVVFNEEAGESYPDGLMPTTFSEMLSVQALDKLVDFISQTEAPAGS